The following coding sequences lie in one Spirosoma sp. KUDC1026 genomic window:
- a CDS encoding DUF6157 family protein — protein sequence MKLHTTNYINTFIEVADDSPALQGEIPPRKDGTLSIATRQFDLIRENPYQFTSDDVLFAIHAQKNDLADSEHPEARQQFFSKGQACFRSSPLTKRYGWGVHSNEAGKIALYAIDSAEYTRLANDATLKHVKAMRSKRA from the coding sequence ATGAAACTGCATACAACCAACTACATCAATACATTTATCGAAGTGGCCGACGATAGTCCGGCTCTGCAGGGCGAAATTCCGCCCCGTAAAGACGGCACCCTCTCAATTGCGACCCGGCAGTTTGACTTGATACGCGAGAACCCGTACCAATTTACCTCCGACGATGTGCTGTTTGCTATCCATGCTCAGAAAAATGACCTCGCAGACAGTGAACATCCGGAAGCCAGACAACAGTTTTTTTCAAAAGGTCAGGCCTGTTTTCGTTCGTCACCGCTGACCAAGCGTTACGGCTGGGGCGTTCACAGCAATGAGGCCGGAAAGATTGCCCTTTACGCTATCGACTCCGCAGAATATACCCGGCTGGCCAACGACGCTACGCTCAAACACGTAAAAGCAATGCGATCGAAAAGGGCATAG
- a CDS encoding MGH1-like glycoside hydrolase domain-containing protein, with amino-acid sequence MNKLRLLASILSPSLLILVCSGLLISCASQKTNLYDKELARLRNTAKGTLSSQIDEFNAYTNRPPSDGPFNATNNKAFLLANIPLFSSSDSALAKVYNYRWWMISKHLKEYDDPADKQRYWVVTEFFGVKPWASLSGAITCPAGHQFYDVRWLRDDKFLKSYADYFMQGSASRLPQRENGNFLTYLSRPESHHFSSWMVNGIEAFLKIHPDRQWLHSRLPALEKHQQVWDSLFTVKVPAAKTAGMYKILDLYDGMEFSLSAVLGLIESQGAYSLYTKDNWRNYYLGWGTTANAERSEQAKQYPTAFRKGYPDFYLVRPSVNSYAYGNLQALANLYQIDEASTLSNSQAGKAAYYSSRAEAIRQKVLDVLWQKDDQFFTTYSAGDNQFGIRDYQARVRESVGYTPWYFNLIPTRNYTAYSRAWDMFSSRNGFYNVAGMTTAEQQHPYYNEQAYAWNGRGWPFENSVVYKGYANYLRNYKRTSTLAERQLLYDYIDKLARMHGTDQLNIGEWYIPSNGKTFGGESDYFHSTFPDIIIEDLIGFKSSLDNTFSIAPLVPEDKWDSFYLGNIRYHGHDVDIVWKRDWQPDKPGNQPQLCIWVDSRLVASQPALHNELTVRLP; translated from the coding sequence ATGAACAAACTTCGCCTGCTTGCTTCCATCCTGAGTCCTTCTCTGCTTATTCTTGTCTGCAGCGGTCTGCTTATCTCGTGCGCCAGCCAGAAAACGAACCTCTACGATAAGGAACTTGCCAGGTTGAGGAATACGGCGAAGGGTACGTTGTCCAGCCAGATCGATGAATTTAACGCGTACACAAATCGCCCCCCGTCCGACGGGCCGTTCAACGCCACCAACAACAAAGCGTTTTTGCTGGCAAACATACCACTCTTCAGTAGCTCGGATAGTGCCCTCGCCAAGGTGTATAATTACCGGTGGTGGATGATCAGCAAGCATTTGAAGGAGTACGACGACCCGGCGGATAAGCAACGGTACTGGGTAGTTACCGAGTTCTTTGGCGTGAAACCATGGGCCTCACTGAGCGGGGCCATCACCTGCCCGGCCGGTCACCAGTTTTACGATGTACGGTGGCTGAGGGACGATAAATTCTTGAAATCCTACGCCGATTATTTTATGCAGGGCTCTGCCTCGCGCCTACCCCAGCGGGAGAACGGCAATTTTCTGACGTATCTGAGCCGCCCCGAAAGTCACCACTTTTCGAGCTGGATGGTCAACGGTATTGAAGCATTTCTGAAAATCCACCCCGATAGACAGTGGCTTCACAGCCGGTTGCCTGCCCTGGAGAAACACCAGCAGGTCTGGGATAGCCTGTTTACGGTGAAGGTGCCAGCCGCCAAAACCGCGGGCATGTATAAAATTCTTGACCTGTACGACGGCATGGAATTCAGCCTCTCGGCCGTACTGGGCCTTATTGAAAGCCAGGGAGCCTACAGCCTGTACACGAAAGACAACTGGCGAAATTATTACCTGGGCTGGGGCACGACAGCTAATGCCGAACGATCGGAGCAGGCCAAGCAATATCCCACGGCTTTTCGAAAAGGATACCCCGATTTTTACCTGGTTCGGCCGTCGGTCAATAGTTACGCGTACGGCAATCTGCAGGCGCTGGCGAATCTCTACCAGATTGATGAAGCCAGTACCCTGTCGAACAGCCAGGCAGGCAAAGCAGCTTACTACTCCTCAAGAGCTGAAGCTATCCGGCAGAAGGTACTGGACGTACTCTGGCAGAAAGACGACCAGTTTTTCACTACGTACAGCGCGGGCGACAACCAGTTTGGGATTCGCGATTACCAGGCCAGAGTTCGGGAATCGGTTGGCTATACGCCCTGGTATTTTAACCTGATACCGACCAGGAACTACACTGCCTATAGCCGGGCCTGGGATATGTTTTCTTCGCGGAACGGCTTTTACAACGTAGCGGGTATGACCACCGCCGAGCAGCAGCACCCGTACTATAACGAACAGGCCTATGCCTGGAATGGCCGCGGCTGGCCATTCGAAAACTCGGTGGTTTACAAAGGATACGCCAACTACCTGCGCAACTACAAACGGACGAGCACGCTCGCCGAGCGACAACTACTCTATGATTATATTGATAAACTGGCCCGAATGCACGGGACCGATCAGCTTAACATCGGTGAGTGGTATATTCCCAGCAACGGAAAAACGTTTGGCGGTGAGTCCGACTATTTTCATTCAACTTTTCCCGATATTATCATTGAGGACCTGATCGGCTTCAAATCCTCCCTGGACAATACGTTTTCGATTGCCCCCCTGGTGCCTGAGGATAAATGGGACTCGTTTTACCTGGGCAATATCCGCTACCACGGCCATGATGTTGATATCGTCTGGAAGCGGGACTGGCAGCCTGATAAACCGGGGAATCAACCCCAGCTATGCATCTGGGTCGACAGCAGGCTGGTTGCCAGTCAGCCTGCACTCCATAACGAGCTTACAGTCCGATTGCCCTGA
- a CDS encoding LytTR family DNA-binding domain-containing protein: MHHIRLIDLIDRIIYLSGEANYTRVHFLQDKDLIVCKTLSQCVDQLPGFIRLHKQHAINPRFLKRVTIVDSKSAHVLIGDKQLPISRRRLKDVMEQIWQSNALSSE, encoded by the coding sequence ATGCATCATATTCGATTAATAGATTTAATCGATAGAATTATTTATTTGTCAGGAGAAGCCAACTACACCCGCGTTCATTTCCTCCAGGATAAAGACCTGATTGTGTGCAAAACCCTAAGTCAGTGCGTCGATCAGCTTCCCGGCTTTATCCGTCTTCATAAACAGCACGCCATCAATCCCCGGTTTCTTAAAAGGGTGACTATTGTGGATTCAAAGTCCGCACACGTCCTCATCGGCGATAAACAGCTACCCATCAGCCGGCGACGCCTGAAAGACGTAATGGAGCAAATCTGGCAGAGTAATGCATTGAGCAGTGAATAA
- a CDS encoding SPFH domain-containing protein, which translates to MTKISIGIWAAILLFVGLFVVNSCTTVDASHEGIKVSKIGSDRGANDIENVTGWIFYNPFTSFIEQYPTFTQTKDFDPFTVSAKGGTLFKIDPTLNYHLVKGQGANVYRKYRKELPDIENNILRTIVYNSYRDVANTFTPDSLVNNRVGFEEQVESKLRKALSDDGFSFENITSNLTPPESLQAMIDAKNTAVQNALRLNNQVPSRWIC; encoded by the coding sequence ATGACTAAAATTTCTATCGGTATCTGGGCCGCCATTCTGCTGTTTGTCGGCCTGTTTGTTGTTAACTCCTGTACGACGGTCGACGCTTCACACGAAGGCATCAAAGTCAGTAAAATAGGCTCCGACCGGGGCGCTAACGACATTGAGAACGTAACGGGCTGGATCTTCTACAACCCATTTACATCCTTCATTGAGCAGTACCCGACCTTTACCCAAACCAAAGATTTCGACCCGTTCACCGTTAGTGCCAAAGGCGGTACGTTATTCAAAATTGACCCTACCCTCAACTACCACCTGGTCAAGGGCCAGGGCGCAAATGTGTACCGCAAATACCGTAAAGAGTTGCCTGATATTGAGAACAACATCCTCCGCACCATCGTCTACAATTCGTACCGGGACGTTGCCAACACCTTCACGCCGGATTCGCTCGTTAATAACCGGGTCGGTTTCGAGGAGCAGGTGGAGTCCAAACTCCGTAAGGCGTTAAGTGACGATGGCTTTTCGTTCGAAAACATCACCTCGAATCTGACCCCACCCGAGTCACTCCAGGCGATGATCGACGCCAAAAATACGGCGGTCCAGAACGCACTACGCTTAAACAACCAGGTACCAAGCAGGTGGATCTGTTGA
- a CDS encoding FRG domain-containing protein yields the protein MTEANSFTDFLSKVGALVDNKANHFVLFRGQSDEKNLLPGIARDDNTIDTTEIEKQMLEDFERRSPMLISSLGLKDDWDRLVYAQHFGLKTRLLDWTSNPLAAIWFATNRDAQLNTNKETDSFIYAIYGTKDLVIDPRNDKSPFDLKLTRVLRPTLNNPRIVAQSGWFTIHRYYDGKKFVPLEDNIDFKGGVEKFVIPAGKNKEFFKQALLLGVSAKSLFPDVEGLCRHLNWKYLTSKKP from the coding sequence ATGACTGAAGCAAACTCATTTACTGACTTTTTATCAAAAGTCGGAGCACTTGTAGACAATAAAGCAAATCACTTTGTGCTTTTTAGGGGTCAAAGTGACGAAAAAAACTTATTGCCCGGTATTGCTAGGGATGATAACACAATCGATACAACTGAGATTGAAAAGCAGATGCTTGAAGATTTCGAAAGACGATCCCCTATGCTTATAAGTTCATTGGGATTAAAAGATGATTGGGATCGGCTTGTTTACGCTCAGCATTTTGGCCTTAAAACTAGATTACTTGATTGGACTAGCAATCCATTAGCTGCTATTTGGTTTGCAACGAATCGTGACGCTCAACTAAATACAAATAAGGAAACTGACTCATTCATCTATGCGATTTATGGCACCAAGGATTTGGTTATTGATCCAAGAAACGACAAGTCTCCCTTTGATCTAAAATTAACCCGTGTTTTAAGACCCACCTTAAACAATCCTCGAATAGTAGCGCAATCGGGCTGGTTTACAATCCATAGATACTACGACGGTAAGAAGTTTGTACCATTAGAGGACAATATTGACTTTAAGGGTGGTGTTGAAAAATTTGTAATACCAGCTGGAAAAAATAAAGAATTTTTCAAACAGGCACTTTTGCTAGGAGTCTCTGCTAAATCGCTGTTTCCGGATGTGGAAGGCCTATGCAGACATTTAAATTGGAAGTATCTGACTAGTAAAAAGCCCTAA
- the tcmP gene encoding three-Cys-motif partner protein TcmP: MSRAPEITAQKFFQAAEEHSIVKADLVSEYIVGWAKIIIRYKINVKQDPTVYVIDLFSGAGRYDDGTPSTPIKVMDRVLEADYLRDNIRFWFNDESVDMITRLQTNIKALPGSENLRHEVHYTSQDADSPEIANWFRQNAISWRFPMLVFIDPFGYKEINQELIRSIIQVPQSDIILFFNYKRINAALNNQLFESNMNRLFGEAQVKTVKEELETAKPAQRSEIIVRHLEESFEALGSKFVTAFKIVQNDQDQISHYIVGLTKHEKGFELFKKIMKKHTKDAERAQSRFGLDLFSQQRSQQQDLFATPIDAVNELSNMLKRKFAGQTITFAEIYRIHHPTAEFTETEYKEAVRRLLTRRDAFIAENSQLPQRAIMNGKQTIPDYLLIKFV, from the coding sequence ATGTCACGCGCCCCTGAGATTACGGCTCAGAAGTTTTTCCAAGCCGCCGAAGAACACTCCATTGTTAAGGCTGATCTAGTCAGCGAGTACATCGTTGGATGGGCCAAAATCATTATTCGTTACAAAATAAACGTTAAGCAAGACCCTACGGTCTATGTGATCGATTTGTTTAGCGGAGCGGGAAGGTACGACGACGGTACGCCCTCCACGCCTATAAAGGTTATGGATCGGGTGTTGGAAGCCGACTATTTGCGGGATAACATTCGGTTTTGGTTCAATGACGAATCGGTGGACATGATCACCCGGCTACAGACCAATATCAAAGCATTGCCGGGTAGCGAAAACCTCAGACACGAAGTTCATTATACCTCTCAAGACGCCGATTCGCCGGAGATAGCCAACTGGTTTCGCCAAAATGCAATCAGCTGGCGGTTTCCCATGCTGGTCTTCATTGATCCTTTTGGCTACAAAGAAATCAATCAGGAACTGATTCGATCGATTATTCAGGTGCCTCAGTCAGATATAATCCTCTTTTTCAATTATAAGCGGATCAATGCCGCGCTGAACAACCAGCTTTTCGAATCAAATATGAACCGGTTATTTGGTGAAGCACAGGTTAAGACAGTTAAAGAAGAGCTAGAGACGGCCAAACCAGCCCAGAGATCTGAAATCATTGTCCGGCACTTAGAAGAGTCCTTTGAAGCACTAGGCTCAAAATTTGTTACTGCTTTTAAGATTGTCCAGAACGACCAGGATCAGATTTCGCATTACATCGTTGGGCTCACTAAACACGAGAAAGGCTTCGAGTTATTCAAAAAGATAATGAAGAAGCATACTAAGGATGCAGAACGCGCGCAATCTCGGTTTGGTCTTGATTTATTCAGTCAGCAGCGCAGTCAGCAACAAGATTTGTTTGCTACTCCTATTGATGCGGTCAATGAATTGAGTAATATGCTAAAAAGAAAATTTGCGGGTCAGACAATCACCTTCGCTGAGATATATCGGATCCATCACCCAACGGCGGAATTTACTGAAACGGAGTACAAAGAGGCTGTGCGTCGCCTATTAACTCGCCGTGATGCTTTTATTGCTGAGAATTCACAGCTTCCTCAACGCGCTATAATGAACGGGAAGCAAACTATTCCAGATTACTTACTGATAAAGTTCGTATAA
- a CDS encoding DUF5131 family protein, which produces MAQSSIEWTEMTWNPTTGCDKISAGCKFCYAEVMTKRLKAMGQEKYAGGFRDIRTHESELLRPFSWKSPKVVFVNSMSDLFHDKVPVSFIKQVFQTMNDCPQHTFQVLTKRAENVEKYSKLLTWSPNIWMGVSVEDEQVVHRIDNLRNSGAAIKFLSLEPLIGPLPDLNLTGIDWVIVGGESGRKPRPMNPEWVLDIQRQCAEQGVAFFFKQWGGTNKKAAGRELNGRTYDEMPSLAAA; this is translated from the coding sequence ATGGCTCAGTCAAGCATCGAATGGACAGAAATGACCTGGAACCCGACCACGGGTTGCGATAAGATATCAGCCGGTTGTAAGTTCTGCTACGCTGAGGTGATGACCAAACGCCTAAAAGCAATGGGACAAGAAAAGTACGCCGGTGGGTTTCGCGACATTCGCACCCACGAGTCGGAGCTACTACGCCCCTTTAGCTGGAAAAGCCCCAAGGTGGTCTTTGTCAATTCGATGAGCGATCTGTTCCACGACAAAGTACCCGTTTCGTTTATTAAGCAGGTCTTTCAAACAATGAACGACTGTCCGCAGCACACCTTCCAAGTGCTCACCAAACGAGCTGAAAACGTTGAGAAATACTCGAAGCTTCTCACCTGGTCACCTAACATCTGGATGGGCGTATCGGTGGAGGATGAGCAGGTTGTTCACCGGATCGATAACCTACGCAATTCCGGGGCGGCCATTAAGTTCTTATCGCTCGAACCCCTGATTGGTCCCTTACCGGACCTTAACCTAACGGGGATCGACTGGGTGATTGTCGGCGGGGAGTCGGGCCGCAAGCCGCGCCCCATGAATCCCGAGTGGGTACTGGACATTCAGCGCCAGTGCGCAGAACAAGGGGTCGCATTCTTCTTTAAGCAATGGGGCGGCACTAACAAGAAAGCCGCTGGCAGGGAATTAAACGGCCGCACCTACGACGAGATGCCCAGCCTAGCCGCTGCCTAG
- a CDS encoding IS3 family transposase (programmed frameshift) — protein MKKTKFTEAQIVFALKQAETGVAVAEVCRKMGISEATYYNWKKKYGGLGVAELHRLRQLEEENRQLKQLVADLSLDKQMLQDGAQKKALRPVQQRKLASSLMENYRVSARRACSVIQFRRSSLQFKSRRRDDSVIRKRIKEIAQVRVRYGYQRIYVLLRREGWRDNHKRVYRVYCEEGLHLRSKRPRRNRAAAHRLERPQLSSIHQCWSMDFVADQLFDGRKIRALTVVDNYSRQCLAIHVGQSLKGEDVVAVMNHLKIVDLAVPERIQVDNGSEFISKFLDKWAYDNKVTLDFSRPGKPTDNAFIESFNGSFRDECLNAHWFLSLDDAREKIEHWRQEYNSFRPHSSLGGLTPDEVGKGKEKPTHERPILNL, from the exons ATGAAGAAAACCAAGTTCACCGAAGCGCAAATCGTCTTTGCTCTCAAGCAAGCTGAGACCGGAGTAGCCGTGGCTGAAGTATGCCGCAAAATGGGAATTAGCGAGGCTACCTATTACAATTGGAAGAAGAAGTATGGCGGATTGGGTGTTGCCGAACTGCACCGATTACGCCAGTTGGAAGAAGAAAACCGTCAGCTGAAACAGCTAGTGGCCGACCTGAGCCTGGACAAACAAATGCTTCAGGATG GTGCTCAAAAAAAAGCTTTGAGGCCAGTTCAGCAAAGGAAACTGGCCTCAAGTTTAATGGAAAACTATCGCGTTTCAGCCCGTCGTGCCTGCTCTGTTATTCAATTCCGTCGATCCTCTTTGCAGTTCAAGTCTCGTCGTCGAGATGACTCCGTGATCCGGAAACGAATCAAAGAAATTGCCCAAGTAAGGGTTCGGTACGGTTATCAGCGGATTTATGTGCTGTTGCGCCGGGAAGGCTGGCGTGACAACCACAAAAGGGTCTATAGGGTGTATTGTGAAGAAGGATTGCATCTCAGAAGCAAGCGTCCCCGTCGTAATCGAGCCGCTGCCCACCGGTTAGAGCGCCCCCAACTCTCCAGTATCCATCAGTGCTGGAGCATGGACTTTGTGGCTGATCAGCTATTTGATGGCCGAAAAATCCGGGCCTTAACTGTAGTCGATAATTATAGTCGCCAGTGCTTAGCCATCCATGTCGGCCAATCATTAAAGGGTGAAGACGTGGTGGCCGTAATGAATCACTTAAAAATTGTAGATTTGGCTGTACCCGAACGGATTCAAGTGGACAATGGCAGTGAATTTATCTCAAAGTTCCTGGACAAGTGGGCTTATGATAACAAAGTGACGCTGGACTTTTCAAGGCCAGGAAAGCCAACGGATAATGCGTTTATCGAGTCATTTAATGGTAGTTTCCGGGACGAGTGCTTGAACGCTCACTGGTTCTTATCGCTAGACGATGCTCGGGAAAAAATTGAACACTGGAGGCAAGAATATAATAGCTTCCGCCCCCACAGCTCTCTTGGTGGTTTAACCCCAGATGAGGTTGGAAAGGGAAAAGAAAAACCAACACATGAACGTCCGATCCTCAATCTTTGA
- a CDS encoding NUDIX hydrolase gives MASPTERSNSLQPQLQLWKTLGSIELFSSRWMRLRQDTCELPTKRVVDDYFVMEIPDGAAIAAVTEQDELVLVRQYKHGVDQVVLELPAGIVEPGEEGPAAIARELEEETGYRASSVEYVTTLASKPARLSARTQIYFADKVSQQGTQQENDSEVIQIVLVPLAELPALIQRGEIIVETSLAALLMVWPRLVRS, from the coding sequence ATGGCCTCCCCCACCGAGCGTTCCAATTCCCTTCAACCCCAACTACAGCTCTGGAAAACCCTAGGCTCCATCGAGCTATTTTCCTCCCGCTGGATGCGGCTCCGTCAGGACACCTGCGAGCTGCCCACTAAGCGCGTTGTGGACGATTATTTCGTGATGGAGATTCCGGACGGGGCGGCCATTGCAGCGGTTACCGAGCAAGACGAGTTGGTCCTGGTTCGCCAGTACAAACACGGCGTGGATCAGGTGGTACTTGAACTACCGGCCGGCATTGTGGAACCAGGCGAAGAGGGGCCAGCTGCTATCGCCCGCGAGCTTGAGGAGGAAACCGGCTACCGGGCCTCTTCGGTTGAATACGTAACGACGCTGGCCAGCAAGCCCGCCCGTTTGTCGGCGCGTACCCAGATCTACTTTGCCGACAAGGTCAGCCAGCAGGGCACCCAGCAAGAGAATGATTCGGAAGTCATTCAAATCGTTCTCGTGCCATTAGCCGAGCTACCCGCCCTTATTCAGCGGGGTGAGATTATCGTTGAAACGTCCCTGGCGGCTTTATTGATGGTTTGGCCCCGGTTGGTGCGTAGCTAA